The DNA region TCCAGATTTCTAATATATCATCTGCACTGATCGTGTATGGATCGTAAACTTTATTATCAGAAATGAGCTTTAAATCTTTGTTTTCCCTGAAACGATTACCCGCACGCTTATACACAACGCCCTCGTTTTTACTGATGACAACGTATGTTTCCCCGGTTTTAATCTCATTCCAGTTATCGAGGTATTCACCTATAATAATACTACCCGGCTGAACCGGAAGCATACTATCGCCCATAATTTCGAAGGCCCTGAAAGTGCCTTGCCTCAAAGCGGGCAGGGGCAACTGAAATTTCGGAAGGTCGCTGATATACTCCGGGTCAGCGTAACCATTAAGGTAACCGGCACTGGCCTTAACCGGAACCAATTCTATATTTTCCTGATCGTCTTTATCAACCGAAATGCTGAGCACCCTTAAGTTAGATCCAGAGCTTTTCGGCTTCGGTTTCCAACTGTCAGATATCTTTTCATTGATGAATTCATCGATCGTTAAGTCAAAATATTCAGCTATTTTTTTTAGTAATTCATATTTAGGCTCCGCACGATCTTCTTCGTAAGCACCAATCAGCGAGCGCTTGATTTCCATAATATCGGCGAAATTCTGCTGTGTGTGGCCTTTTTTCTTTCTGAGATACTTTAAATTATTTGAAATATTTGACATAAAAATAAATTTTA from Pedobacter endophyticus includes:
- a CDS encoding XRE family transcriptional regulator → MSNISNNLKYLRKKKGHTQQNFADIMEIKRSLIGAYEEDRAEPKYELLKKIAEYFDLTIDEFINEKISDSWKPKPKSSGSNLRVLSISVDKDDQENIELVPVKASAGYLNGYADPEYISDLPKFQLPLPALRQGTFRAFEIMGDSMLPVQPGSIIIGEYLDNWNEIKTGETYVVISKNEGVVYKRAGNRFRENKDLKLISDNKVYDPYTISADDILEIWKAKAYISTSLPEPTPDPTIETLTQMMSQMQKSISQLNKN